In one window of Calypte anna isolate BGI_N300 chromosome 1, bCalAnn1_v1.p, whole genome shotgun sequence DNA:
- the HSPA13 gene encoding heat shock 70 kDa protein 13, whose amino-acid sequence MSGQMAVLGSAILALLLAGYLAQQYLPMPTPKVIGIDLGTTYCSVGVFLPGTGQVKVIADENGHNSIPSIVSFTDKDVYVGYDGLELADSNPQNTIYDAKRFIGKIFTSEELKSESSRYPFKIFNNNGSAEFSLTTNETFHITPEHIGSQLLLKLKRMAENSLGMPISKAVISVPAEFDERQRNSTIKAANLAGLEILRVINEPTAAAMAYGLHKADVFNVLVVDLGGGTLDVSLLNKQGGMFLTRAMAGNNKLGGQDFNQRLMLYLYDQLHQTYGSLPTRKEEIHRLRQAVEAVKLNLTVNETAMLRVLLTMPERKLTKELPESEVKTNTLLKGKPSETVKYLQNLADTSEVENNSGSVVFETEISRKLFEMLNEDLFEKILVPIEQVLKEGHLHKAEVDEIVLVGGSTRIPQIRKVIQDFFGKEPNTSVDPDLAVVMGVAIQAGIVGGSWPLQVSAVEIPNKHLRKTNFN is encoded by the exons ATGAGCGGGCAGATGGCGGTGCTGG gtTCAGCCATTCTGGCTCTCTTGTTAGCTGGCTATCTAGCACAGCAATATTTACCAATGCCTACACCAAAAGTGATTGGAATTGACCTTGGCACAACTTACTGCTCTGTTGGTGTCTTTCTGCCTGGAACAGGGCAGGTGAAAGTTATTGCAGATGAAAATGGGCACAACAGCATACCAAGTATAGTCTCCTTCACAGACAAAGATGTGTATGTAGGATATGATGGCCTAGAACTGGCCGACTCAAATCCTCAGAACACCATCTATGATGCAAAAAGATTCATTGGGAAAATCTTCACTTCAGAGGAACTGAAAAGTGAAAGTAGCAGGTATCCCTTTAAG atTTTCAATAACAATGGATCAGCTGAGTTTTCTTTGACAACTAATGAAACCTTTCACATAACTCCAGAGCATATTGGCTCTCAGCTCTTGTTGAAATTGAAGAGAATGGCTGAAAACTCTCTTGGCATGCCCATTTCCAAGGCAGTCATCTCTGTGCCAGCTGAGTTTGATGAAAGGCAACGGAATTCTACCATTAAGGCAGCCAACCTTGCAG GGCTAGAAATTTTACGAGTAATCAATGAGCCCACAGCTGCAGCTATGGCTTATGGACTTCACAAAGCTGATGTGTTTAATGTTCTGGTGGTGGATTTGGGTGGAGGAACTTTGGATGTGTCTCTGCTGAACAAGCAGGGAGGGATGTTCCTCACACGAGCCATGGCAG GGAACAACAAACTTGGAGGCCAGGATTTTAATCAGAGGTTGATGCTGTATTTATATGATCAGCTCCATCAAACGTATGGTTCTCTGCcaacaagaaaagaagaaatacatcGCCTCAGACAGGCTGTGGAAGCAGTTAAATTAAATTTGACTGTTAATGAGACAGCTATGCTGAGGGTATTGTTGACTATGCCAGAAAGGAAACTTACAAAAGAACTTCCAGAAAGTGAAGTAAAAACAAACACTCTGCTAAAAGGCAAGCCTTCAGAAACAGTGAAATATCTGCAAAATCTTGCAGACACTTCAGAAGTAGAGAATAATTCTGGCAGTGTGGTGTTTGAAACAGAAATCTCCAGGAAGCTGTTTGAGATGTTAAATGAGGACCTTTTTGAGAAGATTCTTGTGCCCATTGAACAGGTGTTGAAGGAAGGCCACCTACACAAAGCAGAAGTGGATGAAATTGTGTTAGTTGGAGGCTCCACCCGGATTCCTCAAATACGCAAAGTTATTCAGGATTTCTTTGGAAAGGAACCTAACACCTCTGTAGATCCTGATCTGGCTGTTGTAATGGGCGTAGCTATCCAAGCAGGAATTGTTGGTGGGTCCTGGCCTCTCCAAGTCAGCGCTGTAGAGATTCCTAATAAGCATTTACGGAAGACTAATTTTAACTGA